The proteins below come from a single Pseudarthrobacter sp. SSS035 genomic window:
- a CDS encoding gamma-glutamyltransferase family protein encodes MPSVRRQLAAVTAVLALSVTGGAVTSPAFADPREIKKEAMATGYGGAVSTVDPEASAAAIEVLRDGGNAADAAVAAAATLGVTEPYSAGVGGGGYFVFYDAKSGKVGTIDGRETAPATMPTTAFVNPATGVLYTFAELVSSGVSVGVPGTPATWERALERWGTLDLDEALEPAIKVADRGFVVDETFRQQTLDNKVRFSAFTSTSGLFLPGGDAPAVGSVFQSPDLAETYRLLAKKGTDAFYGGQLATEIAATVKDPPKDPAWVPPVTVPPTSIPALPGYLTTADLAAYRTLDQEPTHVEYRGYDVYGMAPSSSGGTTVGEALNILAPFNLREMTEPDGKNPGALHHYLEATALAFADRAKYLGDPAFVDVPTEALTNPLFGKERACAIDPKQAATPKPVAAGDVSGFDGVCPVAPAAAADEKDTENISTTNLTVADKWGNVVEYTLTIEQTGGSGIVVPGRGFLLNNELTDFSYTSTNPEDPNRIEPGKRPRSSMSPTIILKDEKPFLALGSPGGSTIITTVLQTILNRVDLGMGILDSLAAPRASQRNTPNVTAEQGFIDQYGKSLASYGHTLVLAGDAFTSAAEIGAATAIEFGPGKSMTAVAEPLRRGGGSAMVVNPSP; translated from the coding sequence ATGCCTAGTGTGCGACGTCAATTGGCTGCTGTAACGGCTGTCCTGGCCTTGAGCGTAACGGGTGGGGCGGTGACCAGTCCCGCGTTCGCTGATCCCCGGGAAATCAAGAAGGAGGCGATGGCGACCGGGTACGGCGGGGCGGTGAGCACCGTTGACCCGGAGGCGTCCGCTGCGGCGATCGAAGTCCTGCGCGACGGCGGCAATGCGGCGGATGCCGCCGTCGCCGCGGCCGCGACCCTGGGTGTGACCGAGCCGTACAGCGCCGGCGTCGGCGGAGGCGGATACTTCGTGTTCTACGACGCGAAGTCCGGCAAAGTGGGAACCATCGATGGCCGCGAAACGGCTCCGGCAACGATGCCGACCACCGCGTTCGTGAATCCGGCAACCGGCGTCCTCTATACGTTCGCCGAGCTGGTCTCGAGCGGCGTCTCCGTAGGCGTCCCCGGAACACCGGCCACATGGGAACGGGCGCTGGAGCGTTGGGGCACGCTGGACCTTGACGAGGCCCTCGAACCTGCCATCAAGGTGGCCGACCGCGGCTTCGTGGTGGACGAAACCTTCCGCCAGCAGACGCTTGACAATAAGGTCCGTTTCTCCGCTTTCACGTCGACGAGCGGCTTGTTCCTTCCCGGCGGCGACGCGCCCGCCGTCGGCAGTGTCTTCCAAAGCCCCGACCTTGCTGAGACCTACAGGCTCCTAGCGAAGAAGGGAACGGATGCCTTCTACGGTGGACAGCTCGCGACGGAGATCGCGGCAACTGTCAAGGACCCGCCGAAAGACCCCGCCTGGGTGCCTCCTGTGACTGTCCCGCCCACCAGCATTCCAGCCCTTCCGGGCTACCTGACGACGGCGGATCTCGCCGCATACCGGACGCTGGACCAGGAACCCACACACGTCGAGTACCGCGGCTATGACGTCTACGGCATGGCGCCCTCCAGCAGCGGTGGCACAACAGTCGGCGAGGCGCTGAATATCCTGGCGCCTTTCAACCTCCGTGAGATGACCGAACCGGACGGCAAGAATCCTGGCGCGTTGCACCACTACCTCGAAGCGACCGCGCTCGCCTTCGCGGACCGCGCCAAGTACCTGGGCGACCCGGCATTTGTCGACGTGCCCACCGAAGCGCTGACCAACCCGCTGTTTGGCAAGGAACGGGCGTGCGCAATCGACCCGAAGCAGGCGGCGACACCGAAGCCCGTCGCCGCCGGTGATGTTTCCGGGTTCGACGGCGTGTGCCCGGTTGCACCTGCGGCAGCCGCAGACGAGAAGGACACCGAAAACATCTCCACGACCAACCTGACTGTCGCTGACAAGTGGGGCAACGTGGTGGAATACACTCTCACCATCGAGCAGACCGGCGGGTCCGGCATCGTGGTGCCCGGCCGCGGGTTCCTGCTCAACAATGAGCTCACCGACTTCTCCTATACGTCGACCAATCCGGAGGACCCGAACCGGATCGAGCCGGGGAAGCGCCCACGGTCCTCGATGTCGCCCACCATCATCCTTAAGGACGAGAAGCCGTTCCTGGCGCTCGGTTCCCCAGGCGGATCGACCATCATCACCACGGTGCTGCAGACCATCCTGAACAGGGTGGACCTGGGTATGGGCATTTTGGACTCGCTCGCGGCCCCGCGTGCGTCCCAGCGCAACACGCCCAATGTCACGGCCGAGCAGGGCTTCATCGACCAATACGGGAAGTCGTTGGCATCATACGGTCATACCCTTGTACTAGCCGGTGACGCTTTCACGTCGGCTGCGGAGATCGGCGCCGCGACAGCCATCGAGTTTGGGCCGGGTAAGAGCATGACTGCGGTTGCCGAGCCCCTGCGGCGCGGCGGCGGTTCGGCGATGGTGGTCAATCCGTCGCCGTGA
- a CDS encoding MFS transporter: MNAAARKIQRIYLTLTLGNTLAASFIWGINTLFLLDAGLSNLEAFAANAFFTAGMVLFEVPTGVIADGWGRRVSFLLGTVTLAASTYLYYLLWQLSAPFWAWAVVSVLLGLGFTFFSGAVEAWLVDALRFSGYDGELEAVFGRALMVSGIAMLVGSTAGGVIAQATDLGVPFLLRVGVLLAMFGVAFWLMRDVGFTPERSPHPLKASRDVLSASIDSGLKNPPVRYIMLAAPFSAGVGIYVFYALQPYLLELFGDPRAYSVAGLAAGIVAGAQVVGGWLAPMVRRLVRKRTTVLVVSSSVGALILVALGITRVFWVALLLLVLWALISAAGTPVRQAYLNDMIASKQRATVLSFDSLMGSSGGIVVQPLMGRAADVYGYPLSLAISGVIELFAVPFLLASRRRRSPADTATTEAGTPA, from the coding sequence ATGAACGCCGCCGCGCGGAAGATCCAGCGCATCTACCTCACCCTGACGCTGGGCAACACCCTTGCGGCCTCCTTCATCTGGGGCATCAATACGCTCTTTCTGTTGGATGCCGGGCTGAGCAACCTGGAAGCATTCGCGGCCAACGCCTTTTTCACGGCCGGCATGGTCCTGTTCGAAGTGCCCACCGGGGTCATCGCGGACGGTTGGGGACGCCGGGTCTCATTCCTGCTCGGCACGGTGACCCTGGCAGCCTCCACCTACCTGTACTACCTGCTCTGGCAGCTGTCCGCTCCCTTCTGGGCCTGGGCAGTGGTGTCGGTCCTTCTGGGCCTGGGCTTCACGTTCTTCTCCGGGGCCGTGGAGGCTTGGCTGGTGGATGCGTTGCGTTTCTCCGGCTACGACGGTGAGTTGGAGGCAGTGTTCGGGCGGGCATTGATGGTCTCTGGCATCGCGATGCTCGTCGGTTCGACGGCCGGCGGCGTGATTGCCCAGGCCACTGACCTCGGCGTGCCGTTCCTGTTGCGTGTTGGAGTGCTCCTGGCGATGTTCGGGGTGGCCTTTTGGCTGATGCGCGATGTGGGCTTCACTCCGGAACGTTCTCCCCATCCGCTCAAGGCGAGCCGGGACGTACTGTCCGCCTCCATCGACAGCGGCCTGAAAAACCCGCCCGTACGGTACATCATGCTCGCAGCGCCGTTCAGCGCCGGCGTCGGGATCTATGTTTTCTATGCTCTGCAGCCCTACCTGCTGGAGCTCTTCGGTGACCCGCGCGCCTACTCCGTCGCCGGCCTCGCGGCGGGCATTGTGGCCGGGGCCCAGGTGGTGGGCGGCTGGCTGGCGCCCATGGTCCGGCGCCTGGTCCGCAAACGCACCACGGTCCTGGTAGTGAGCAGCAGCGTGGGCGCCTTGATCCTGGTGGCCCTCGGCATTACGCGTGTGTTTTGGGTGGCGCTGCTGCTGCTGGTGCTGTGGGCCCTGATCTCAGCGGCGGGCACTCCGGTGCGGCAGGCCTATTTGAACGACATGATTGCTTCAAAGCAGCGGGCAACGGTGCTCAGCTTCGATTCACTCATGGGATCCAGCGGTGGAATTGTGGTGCAGCCGCTGATGGGCCGGGCAGCGGACGTATACGGCTATCCGTTGTCGCTGGCTATCAGCGGTGTGATCGAGCTGTTCGCCGTGCCGTTCCTGCTCGCGAGCCGGCGGCGGCGCTCGCCGGCCGACACTGCCACCACCGAAGCCGGCACACCGGCCTGA